In one window of Pseudomonas chlororaphis subsp. chlororaphis DNA:
- the pyrH gene encoding UMP kinase: MAQQGSGYQARYKRILLKLSGEALMGSEEFGIDPKVLDRMALEVGQLVGIGVQVGLVIGGGNLFRGAALSAAGMDRVTGDHMGMLATVMNGLAMRDALERANISAIVMSAISMVGVTDHYDRRKAMRHLNSKEVVIFAAGTGNPFFTTDSAACLRAIEIDADVVLKATKVDGVYTADPFKDPHAEKFDHLTYDEVLDRKLGVMDLTAICLCRDHKMPLRVFNMNKPGALLNIVHGGAEGTLIEEGEQ; this comes from the coding sequence ATGGCTCAGCAGGGCAGTGGTTATCAAGCTCGCTATAAACGCATTCTACTCAAGCTTAGCGGCGAGGCCCTGATGGGCTCGGAAGAGTTCGGGATCGACCCTAAGGTGCTCGATCGCATGGCGCTGGAAGTCGGCCAGCTGGTGGGCATCGGTGTTCAGGTCGGCCTGGTCATCGGTGGTGGCAACCTGTTCCGTGGCGCGGCGCTCAGCGCGGCAGGCATGGATCGGGTAACAGGCGACCACATGGGCATGCTGGCCACTGTGATGAACGGCCTGGCCATGCGCGACGCGCTGGAACGTGCGAATATCTCGGCGATCGTCATGTCGGCCATTTCCATGGTGGGTGTGACCGATCACTATGACCGTCGCAAGGCGATGCGCCATCTGAACTCCAAGGAAGTGGTGATCTTCGCTGCCGGTACCGGCAACCCGTTCTTCACGACCGACTCCGCAGCATGCTTGCGGGCGATCGAGATCGATGCCGACGTAGTGCTCAAGGCAACCAAGGTTGACGGTGTGTACACCGCAGACCCATTCAAAGACCCGCATGCCGAGAAGTTCGATCATCTGACCTACGATGAAGTGCTGGATCGCAAGCTGGGTGTCATGGATCTGACGGCGATCTGCCTGTGCCGCGACCATAAGATGCCGTTGCGCGTATTTAACATGAACAAGCCCGGCGCCCTACTGAACATCGTGCATGGCGGCGCTGAAGGAACCCTGATCGAGGAAGGCGAACAATGA
- the frr gene encoding ribosome recycling factor has translation MINEIKKDAQERMKKSLESLAHAFGQIRTGKAHPSILGSVMVPYYGTDTPLSGVANVTVKDSQTLQVVPFERNMLGAIDKAIGSAGLNLNPTNLGELLLIKMAPLTEETRKGFTKQARAAAEDARVAVRNIRRDALGDLKKLSKDKEISEDEERRAGAEIDKLIKEFEAQIAKATDEKEKDLMAV, from the coding sequence ATGATCAACGAAATCAAGAAAGACGCTCAAGAGCGCATGAAGAAGTCCCTGGAGTCGCTGGCTCACGCGTTTGGCCAGATCCGCACCGGCAAGGCGCACCCGAGCATCCTGGGTAGCGTGATGGTGCCTTACTATGGCACTGACACCCCATTGAGCGGTGTGGCCAACGTTACCGTGAAAGACTCTCAGACCCTGCAGGTGGTGCCATTCGAGCGCAACATGCTTGGGGCAATCGACAAGGCCATCGGCAGTGCTGGCTTGAACCTCAATCCGACCAATCTTGGCGAGCTGCTGCTGATCAAAATGGCGCCGCTGACTGAAGAAACCCGCAAAGGCTTCACCAAGCAGGCGCGTGCTGCTGCTGAAGATGCCCGTGTTGCCGTGCGCAATATTCGTCGCGATGCCTTGGGCGATCTGAAGAAGCTGTCCAAGGACAAGGAAATCAGTGAAGACGAAGAGCGTCGCGCCGGAGCTGAGATCGACAAGCTGATCAAAGAGTTCGAGGCTCAGATCGCTAAGGCGACTGACGAGAAAGAAAAGGACCTGATGGCCGTATAA
- the uppS gene encoding polyprenyl diphosphate synthase produces the protein MDKTKQSAPSSVPRHVAIIMDGNNRWAKKRFMPGVAGHKAGVDAVRAVIEVCAEAKVEVLTLFAFSSENWQRPADEVSALMDLFFKALRREAKRLNENNISLRIIGDRSRFHPELQAAMREAEAMTAGSDRFILQIAANYGGQWDIAQAAQRLAREVQAGHLRPEDITPELLQTCLATGELPLPDLCIRTGGEHRISNFLLWQLAYAELYFSDLFWPDFKHDAMRAALADYASRQRRFGKTSEQVEAGARV, from the coding sequence ATGGACAAGACCAAGCAGAGTGCGCCGTCCTCGGTGCCGCGCCATGTCGCGATCATCATGGATGGCAACAATCGCTGGGCAAAAAAACGCTTCATGCCCGGCGTCGCCGGGCACAAGGCGGGTGTCGATGCTGTTCGCGCGGTGATCGAGGTGTGCGCCGAGGCCAAGGTCGAGGTGCTGACCCTGTTTGCCTTCTCCAGTGAGAACTGGCAGCGGCCGGCCGATGAAGTCAGCGCCTTGATGGATCTGTTCTTCAAGGCATTGCGCCGCGAGGCCAAACGCCTCAATGAAAACAACATCAGCCTGCGCATCATTGGCGATCGTTCGCGTTTCCATCCTGAGTTGCAGGCGGCAATGCGCGAGGCGGAGGCGATGACTGCGGGTAGTGACCGCTTCATTCTGCAGATCGCTGCCAACTATGGCGGTCAGTGGGATATCGCCCAGGCCGCTCAGCGCCTGGCGCGGGAAGTTCAGGCGGGGCACCTGCGTCCTGAGGACATTACCCCTGAGTTGTTGCAAACCTGCCTGGCGACTGGCGAACTGCCATTGCCGGACCTGTGCATTCGTACGGGTGGCGAGCACCGCATCAGCAATTTCCTGCTCTGGCAGCTGGCTTATGCTGAGCTGTACTTCTCCGACCTGTTCTGGCCGGACTTCAAACACGATGCCATGCGCGCTGCGCTGGCCGATTACGCTTCTCGCCAGCGCCGCTTCGGTAAAACGAGCGAGCAGGTCGAAGCTGGAGCCCGGGTTTAA
- a CDS encoding phosphatidate cytidylyltransferase — translation MLKQRIITALILLPIALCGFFLLEGSAFALFIGLVVTLGAWEWARLAGFEAQSTRIAYAVVVAALLFLMQLLPGIAPWVLGAAVLWWGLATFLVLTYPRTREHWAGAAAKLVIGLLILLPAWQGLVFIKQQPLGNWLIMAVMVLVWGADIGAYFSGKAFGKRKLAPQVSPGKSWEGVYGGLLLSLVITAAVGLVAGWSVGQIILGLLGAAIVVFISVVGDLTESMFKRQAGIKDSSNLLPGHGGVLDRIDSLTAAIPVFAVLLWMAAL, via the coding sequence ATGCTCAAACAACGAATCATTACTGCGCTGATCCTGCTGCCGATCGCCTTGTGCGGTTTTTTCCTGCTCGAAGGTTCTGCCTTCGCCCTGTTTATTGGGCTGGTGGTGACCCTCGGGGCTTGGGAGTGGGCGCGCCTGGCGGGTTTCGAGGCTCAGTCGACCCGTATTGCCTATGCAGTAGTGGTCGCTGCGCTGTTGTTCCTGATGCAGCTGTTGCCAGGTATCGCGCCTTGGGTGCTGGGGGCTGCGGTGCTCTGGTGGGGGCTGGCGACTTTCCTGGTGCTCACCTATCCGCGTACCCGTGAGCATTGGGCCGGTGCCGCGGCCAAGCTGGTGATCGGCCTGCTGATTCTGCTGCCGGCCTGGCAAGGCCTGGTCTTCATCAAGCAGCAGCCTTTGGGTAACTGGTTGATCATGGCGGTGATGGTGCTGGTCTGGGGGGCTGATATCGGTGCCTACTTCTCCGGCAAAGCGTTCGGCAAGCGCAAGCTGGCGCCACAGGTCAGCCCGGGCAAGAGCTGGGAGGGAGTGTACGGCGGCCTGCTGCTGAGTCTGGTGATCACTGCGGCGGTCGGTCTGGTTGCGGGCTGGTCCGTCGGGCAGATCATTCTAGGCTTGCTCGGAGCGGCTATCGTGGTGTTCATCTCGGTGGTCGGCGACCTGACCGAAAGCATGTTCAAGCGCCAGGCCGGGATCAAGGACAGCAGTAACCTGCTGCCTGGGCATGGCGGCGTGCTCGATCGTATCGACAGCCTGACCGCGGCCATTCCGGTATTCGCCGTGCTGTTGTGGATGGCTGCATTGTGA
- the ispC gene encoding 1-deoxy-D-xylulose-5-phosphate reductoisomerase, producing the protein MSRPQQITVLGATGSIGLSTLDVIARHPERYQVFALSGFSRLAELLALCIRHAPRFAVVPHIAAARSLQEDLRNAGSRTRVLVGEEGLCEVASDPEVDAVMAAIVGAAGLRPTLAAVEAGKKILLANKEALVMSGALFMQAVGKSGSVLLPIDSEHNAIFQCMPADFSRGLSNVGVRRILLTASGGPFRQTPLAELEQVTPEQACAHPNWSMGRKISVDSASMMNKGLELIEACWLFDAKPAQVEVVIHPQSVIHSLVDYVDGSVLAQLGNPDMRTPIANALAWPERIDSGVPPLDLFAVARLDFQAPDEQRFPCLRLARQAAEAGNSAPAMLNAANEVAVAAFLERRIRYPEIASIIEEVLSLEPVVAVDELSTVFAADAKARALAEQWLGRNGR; encoded by the coding sequence GTGAGTCGCCCACAGCAGATTACGGTTCTCGGAGCCACCGGCTCTATCGGCCTCAGTACGCTGGATGTCATTGCCCGTCATCCCGAGCGTTATCAGGTCTTCGCCTTGAGCGGTTTCAGTCGTCTGGCTGAGTTGCTGGCGCTATGCATCCGTCACGCTCCCCGTTTTGCCGTCGTCCCGCATATCGCTGCCGCGCGTAGCTTGCAGGAGGACTTGCGCAATGCCGGTTCGCGCACCCGTGTACTGGTGGGCGAAGAGGGGTTGTGTGAGGTGGCGTCCGACCCTGAAGTCGATGCAGTCATGGCGGCTATCGTCGGTGCTGCGGGCTTGCGTCCGACCCTGGCTGCCGTCGAGGCCGGCAAGAAAATTCTCCTGGCCAATAAAGAAGCACTGGTCATGTCCGGCGCGCTGTTTATGCAGGCGGTGGGCAAGAGCGGTTCGGTATTGCTGCCTATCGACAGTGAACACAACGCCATCTTCCAGTGCATGCCTGCGGACTTTTCCCGTGGGTTGAGCAATGTGGGGGTGCGGCGTATTTTGCTGACCGCATCCGGTGGCCCGTTCCGCCAAACTCCGCTGGCCGAACTGGAGCAGGTAACGCCCGAGCAGGCGTGTGCCCACCCCAACTGGTCCATGGGGCGCAAGATATCCGTCGATTCGGCCAGCATGATGAACAAAGGCCTCGAATTGATCGAGGCGTGCTGGTTGTTTGATGCCAAGCCCGCCCAGGTCGAGGTGGTGATTCATCCACAAAGCGTGATTCATTCGCTGGTCGACTACGTGGACGGTTCGGTGCTGGCCCAGTTGGGCAACCCGGATATGCGCACGCCGATCGCCAATGCCCTGGCTTGGCCGGAGCGGATCGACTCCGGCGTGCCACCCCTGGATCTGTTCGCCGTGGCACGCCTGGATTTCCAGGCGCCTGATGAACAGCGGTTCCCTTGCTTGCGTTTGGCGCGCCAGGCCGCGGAAGCTGGCAACAGCGCTCCGGCCATGTTGAACGCGGCCAACGAGGTGGCTGTTGCCGCGTTTCTCGAACGGCGCATCCGCTACCCCGAGATCGCGAGTATCATCGAAGAAGTTTTAAGCCTCGAGCCGGTTGTTGCAGTCGATGAACTGAGCACCGTGTTCGCGGCGGACGCCAAAGCCCGTGCCCTGGCTGAGCAGTGGCTGGGTCGCAACGGCCGGTAA
- the rseP gene encoding sigma E protease regulator RseP, with product MSALYMIVGTLIALGVLVTFHEFGHFWVARRCGVKVLRFSVGFGMPLLRWHDRQGTEFVIAAIPLGGYVKMLDEREGEVPVDQLDQSFNRKSVRQRIAIVAAGPVANFLLALVFFWGLAMLGSEQVRPVIGSVEAGSIAAKAGLSSGQEIVAIDGEPTVGWSAVNLQLVRRLGESGTLQLLVREQGSTADSPRELVLDNWLKGIDEPDPIRSLGIRPWRPELAPVLAELDPKGPAQAAGLKAGDRLLALDGQPLTDWQQVVDWVRVRPDTKIVLRVERDGAQIDVPVTLAARGKEKVASGYLGAGVKAVDWPPEMLREVSYGPLAAIGEGARRTWTMSVLTLDSLKKMLFGELSVKNLSGPITIAKVAGASAQSGVADFLNFLAYLSISLGVLNLLPIPVLDGGHLLFYLIEWARGRPLSDRVQGWGIQIGISLVVGVMLLALVNDLGRL from the coding sequence ATGAGCGCGCTCTATATGATTGTCGGCACCCTGATCGCCCTGGGTGTGCTGGTCACCTTCCATGAATTCGGTCACTTCTGGGTGGCGCGTCGTTGCGGCGTCAAGGTTCTGCGTTTCTCCGTGGGCTTCGGCATGCCGCTGCTGCGTTGGCATGACCGGCAGGGTACCGAGTTCGTGATTGCCGCCATTCCGCTGGGCGGCTACGTGAAGATGCTCGACGAGCGCGAGGGTGAAGTGCCTGTCGATCAGCTTGATCAGTCGTTCAATCGCAAGTCGGTGCGTCAGCGTATCGCCATCGTTGCCGCCGGTCCTGTCGCCAACTTCCTGCTGGCGCTGGTGTTCTTCTGGGGGCTGGCGATGCTCGGTAGCGAGCAGGTGCGTCCGGTCATCGGCAGTGTCGAGGCTGGAAGCATTGCCGCCAAGGCCGGCCTGAGTTCCGGCCAGGAAATTGTTGCAATCGATGGCGAACCCACCGTGGGGTGGTCGGCGGTCAACCTGCAGCTGGTTCGGCGTCTGGGCGAAAGCGGCACCTTGCAGTTGTTGGTTCGCGAGCAGGGTTCGACTGCCGATTCGCCCCGCGAGCTGGTGCTCGACAATTGGCTCAAGGGGATCGATGAGCCGGATCCTATTCGTTCCCTGGGGATTCGCCCCTGGCGTCCGGAGCTCGCCCCCGTTCTGGCCGAGCTCGACCCGAAAGGCCCGGCCCAGGCAGCTGGCCTGAAAGCCGGCGATCGTTTGCTGGCGCTGGATGGTCAGCCGCTGACCGATTGGCAACAGGTCGTCGACTGGGTGCGTGTACGTCCTGATACCAAAATTGTGCTGCGCGTCGAGCGTGATGGTGCTCAAATCGACGTCCCGGTGACCTTGGCCGCGCGCGGTAAAGAGAAAGTTGCCAGTGGTTATCTGGGGGCTGGGGTGAAGGCAGTCGATTGGCCGCCGGAAATGCTTCGCGAGGTCAGTTATGGCCCGCTGGCTGCGATTGGCGAAGGTGCCCGGCGTACTTGGACCATGAGCGTGCTGACCCTCGACTCACTGAAGAAAATGTTGTTCGGCGAGCTCTCGGTAAAAAACTTGAGTGGACCGATAACCATTGCTAAAGTGGCGGGCGCTTCTGCCCAGTCGGGCGTTGCTGATTTCTTGAATTTCCTTGCTTATCTGAGTATTAGCCTAGGGGTTCTGAACTTGCTGCCCATTCCTGTACTGGATGGGGGGCATCTGTTGTTTTATCTGATCGAGTGGGCGCGTGGTCGTCCCTTGTCGGATCGGGTGCAAGGTTGGGGGATACAGATCGGTATCAGCTTGGTGGTCGGGGTGATGTTGCTTGCCTTGGTCAACGATCTGGGTCGTCTGTAA
- the bamA gene encoding outer membrane protein assembly factor BamA — protein sequence MKRLLLTAVLSVLMIAEVHAESFTISDIRVNGLQRVSAGSVFGALPLNVGEQADDRRLVESTRALFKTGFFQDIQLGRDGNVLVITVVERPSVASIEIEGNKAISTEDLMKGLKQSGLAEGEIFQRATLEGVRNELQRQYVAQGRYSATVDTEVVPQPRNRVALKVNINEGTVAAIQHINVVGNTVFPDEDLVELFELKTTNWLSFFKNDDKYAREKLSGDLERLRSYYLDRGYINMDIASTQVSITPDKKHVYITVNVNEGEKYSVRDVKLSGDLKVPEDQVKSLLLVEKGQVFSRKLMTTTSELITRRLGNEGYTFANVNGVPQPHDEDHTVDITFVVDPGKRAYVNRINFRGNTKSEDEVLRREMRQMEGGWASTYLIDQSKTRLERLGFFKEVNVETPAVPGVDDQVDVNYAVEEQASGSITASVGFAQSAGLILGGSITQNNFLGTGNKVSIGLTRSEYQSRYNFGYVDPYWTADGVSLGYNAFYRTTDYDDLDVDVASYAVDSLGAGVSVGYPISETSRLTFGLTAQQDKIKTGRYTVDEIFDFVNREGDNYLNFKASAGWSESTLNKGVLATRGHSQSLVLEATTPGSDLSFFKLDYRGQLFQPLTDTYTMRLHTELGYGDGYGSTDGLPFYENYYAGGFNSVRGFKDSTLGPRSTPSRGVGATGNAGTSLDPDQDALPFGGNVLIQGGVEVLFPMPFVKDQRSLRTSVFWDVGNVFDSKCEKTTNTNGTPSNTQCNDISLSNLASSVGVGVTWVTALGPLSFALAMPIKKPDDAETQVFQFSLGQTF from the coding sequence ATGAAACGTCTGCTGCTAACTGCGGTTCTCTCCGTATTGATGATCGCCGAAGTTCACGCCGAGTCCTTCACTATCTCCGATATCCGCGTCAACGGCCTCCAGCGGGTCTCCGCGGGTAGCGTCTTTGGGGCCTTGCCGCTGAACGTCGGTGAGCAGGCGGACGATCGTCGTCTGGTGGAATCCACTCGTGCGCTGTTCAAAACCGGCTTCTTTCAAGATATCCAGCTGGGCCGCGATGGCAATGTCCTGGTCATCACGGTAGTCGAGCGTCCATCCGTCGCCAGTATCGAAATCGAAGGTAACAAGGCGATTTCCACTGAAGACTTGATGAAAGGCCTCAAGCAATCCGGTCTCGCGGAAGGAGAAATCTTCCAGCGTGCGACCCTTGAAGGTGTTCGTAACGAACTGCAGCGCCAGTATGTAGCCCAGGGCCGCTACTCGGCCACCGTCGATACCGAAGTGGTTCCGCAGCCGCGCAACCGTGTGGCGTTGAAGGTCAACATCAACGAAGGCACCGTCGCTGCGATCCAGCACATCAACGTCGTGGGCAACACCGTGTTCCCGGACGAAGACCTGGTCGAACTGTTCGAACTCAAAACCACCAACTGGCTGTCGTTCTTCAAGAACGACGACAAGTATGCGCGTGAAAAACTTTCCGGTGACCTGGAGCGCCTGCGTTCCTACTACCTGGACCGTGGCTATATCAACATGGATATCGCTTCGACCCAGGTATCGATCACCCCGGACAAGAAACACGTCTATATCACTGTGAATGTCAACGAAGGCGAGAAGTACAGCGTTCGTGACGTGAAGCTCAGCGGTGACCTGAAAGTGCCTGAAGACCAGGTCAAGTCGCTGCTGCTGGTCGAGAAGGGCCAGGTGTTCTCGCGCAAATTGATGACCACCACTTCCGAGCTGATCACCCGCCGCCTGGGCAACGAGGGTTATACCTTCGCCAACGTCAACGGTGTTCCGCAGCCTCACGACGAAGATCACACGGTCGATATCACGTTCGTGGTCGATCCTGGCAAGCGTGCCTATGTGAACCGCATCAACTTCCGCGGCAACACCAAGTCCGAGGACGAAGTGCTGCGTCGTGAAATGCGTCAGATGGAAGGTGGCTGGGCTTCGACTTACCTGATCGACCAGTCCAAGACCCGTCTGGAGCGTCTGGGCTTCTTCAAGGAAGTCAACGTCGAAACCCCGGCCGTGCCAGGTGTCGACGACCAGGTAGACGTCAATTACGCAGTAGAAGAGCAGGCTTCCGGTTCGATCACCGCCAGCGTCGGTTTCGCCCAGAGCGCCGGTCTGATCCTCGGTGGTTCGATCACCCAGAACAACTTCCTGGGTACCGGTAACAAGGTCAGCATCGGCCTGACTCGCAGCGAATACCAGAGCCGTTACAACTTCGGTTATGTCGACCCCTACTGGACTGCCGATGGTGTGAGCCTGGGTTATAACGCGTTCTATCGCACCACTGACTACGACGACCTCGATGTCGACGTGGCGAGCTATGCGGTAGACAGCCTGGGTGCCGGCGTCAGCGTTGGCTACCCGATCAGCGAGACTTCGCGTCTGACCTTCGGCCTGACCGCGCAACAAGACAAGATCAAGACCGGTCGCTATACCGTCGACGAAATCTTCGACTTCGTGAACCGTGAAGGCGACAACTACCTGAACTTCAAGGCTTCGGCCGGCTGGTCCGAGTCGACCCTGAACAAAGGTGTCCTGGCGACCCGTGGTCATTCCCAGAGCCTGGTGCTGGAAGCCACCACCCCAGGTAGCGACCTGTCGTTCTTCAAGCTCGACTACCGCGGCCAGTTGTTCCAGCCGCTGACCGACACCTACACCATGCGCCTGCACACCGAACTGGGTTATGGCGACGGTTATGGTTCGACCGACGGCTTGCCGTTCTATGAAAACTACTATGCTGGTGGTTTTAACTCGGTTCGTGGTTTCAAGGACAGCACCTTGGGTCCTCGCAGTACTCCGAGTCGTGGTGTGGGTGCGACAGGCAACGCCGGTACCTCGCTTGACCCGGACCAGGATGCCCTGCCATTCGGTGGCAACGTGCTGATCCAGGGTGGTGTCGAGGTGTTGTTCCCGATGCCGTTCGTCAAGGATCAGCGTTCGCTGCGGACTTCCGTGTTCTGGGATGTGGGTAACGTATTCGACTCCAAGTGCGAGAAGACCACCAACACCAACGGCACGCCGTCCAATACACAGTGTAACGACATCAGCCTGAGCAATCTGGCCAGTTCCGTGGGTGTCGGCGTGACATGGGTAACCGCTCTGGGCCCGCTGAGCTTTGCTCTGGCGATGCCGATCAAGAAACCTGACGACGCTGAAACCCAGGTGTTCCAATTCTCCCTCGGTCAGACTTTCTAA
- a CDS encoding OmpH/Skp family outer membrane protein: MRKLTQLVLLATVLVAGPAFADMKIAVLNYQMALLESDAAKKYAVDAEKKFGPQLNKLKTLESSAKGIQDRLVAGGDKMQQGERERLELEFKQKARDFQFQSKELNEAKAVADREMLKQLKPKLDSAVEEVIKKGGFDLVFERGAVIDVKPQYDITRQVIERMNQLK, from the coding sequence GTGCGTAAGTTGACTCAATTGGTTCTCCTGGCGACTGTCCTGGTAGCAGGCCCGGCCTTCGCCGACATGAAAATCGCCGTGCTGAACTATCAGATGGCACTGCTGGAATCCGATGCTGCGAAGAAATACGCAGTGGATGCCGAGAAGAAGTTCGGCCCGCAGTTGAACAAGCTGAAAACCCTGGAAAGCAGTGCCAAGGGCATTCAGGATCGTCTGGTTGCCGGTGGCGACAAGATGCAGCAAGGCGAGCGTGAGCGTCTGGAACTCGAATTCAAGCAGAAAGCCCGTGACTTCCAGTTCCAGTCCAAGGAACTGAACGAAGCCAAAGCCGTTGCCGATCGTGAAATGCTCAAGCAACTGAAGCCGAAACTCGACAGCGCCGTGGAAGAAGTCATCAAGAAAGGTGGTTTTGACCTGGTGTTCGAGCGTGGCGCAGTGATTGATGTCAAACCTCAGTACGACATCACTCGCCAGGTTATCGAGCGCATGAATCAGCTGAAGTAA
- the lpxD gene encoding UDP-3-O-(3-hydroxymyristoyl)glucosamine N-acyltransferase yields MTATIKLGQLAEFLGATLRGSAEKEITGLATLQEAGPAQLSFLANPQYRKYLADSQAGAVLLKAADAEGYAGDALVVADPYLSYARISHLFDPKPKAPAGIHPTAVIAEDAVVDAAASVGAFAVVESGAQIAAGVTIGAHCFIGARCQIGEGGWLAPRVTLYHDVRVGKRVVIQSGAVLGGEGFGFANEKGIWQKIAQIGGVTIGDDVEIGVNTAIDRGALADTVIGNGVKLDNQIQIAHNVQVGDHTAMAACVGISGSTRIGKHCMLAGGVGLVGHIDICDNVFLTGMTMVTHSITEPGAYSSGTAMQPAAEWRKSAARIRQLDDLARRLRQLEKRVGEVTPDGKASSDG; encoded by the coding sequence ATGACAGCGACTATAAAGCTCGGCCAGCTGGCCGAGTTCCTCGGAGCCACCCTGCGTGGCTCCGCAGAGAAAGAAATCACTGGGCTAGCCACCTTGCAGGAGGCTGGCCCAGCTCAGTTGAGCTTTTTGGCAAATCCCCAATACCGTAAGTATCTGGCTGACAGTCAGGCAGGCGCCGTGCTGCTGAAGGCGGCGGATGCCGAAGGTTATGCCGGTGATGCCCTGGTCGTGGCCGATCCCTACCTGTCGTACGCGCGGATTTCCCACCTGTTCGATCCCAAGCCCAAGGCGCCGGCCGGTATTCATCCGACTGCGGTCATTGCCGAGGATGCTGTGGTCGACGCAGCGGCCAGCGTTGGCGCGTTTGCGGTTGTCGAGAGCGGCGCGCAAATTGCTGCGGGCGTCACGATCGGTGCTCATTGTTTTATCGGTGCTCGTTGCCAGATCGGCGAGGGCGGCTGGCTGGCTCCACGCGTGACGCTTTATCACGATGTGCGTGTCGGCAAGCGTGTGGTCATTCAGTCTGGTGCGGTACTGGGCGGCGAAGGTTTCGGTTTCGCCAACGAGAAGGGCATCTGGCAGAAGATCGCGCAGATTGGTGGTGTCACCATTGGCGACGATGTCGAGATCGGCGTGAATACCGCTATCGATCGCGGAGCGCTGGCCGATACCGTCATCGGCAATGGCGTGAAGCTGGATAACCAGATTCAGATTGCCCACAACGTCCAGGTCGGTGATCACACCGCCATGGCAGCCTGTGTCGGTATTTCCGGCAGCACCCGGATCGGTAAGCACTGCATGCTCGCCGGCGGTGTCGGGCTGGTTGGCCACATCGATATTTGCGACAACGTTTTCCTGACCGGGATGACCATGGTGACCCACTCGATTACCGAGCCGGGTGCCTACTCTTCCGGTACAGCCATGCAGCCTGCTGCCGAGTGGCGCAAAAGCGCGGCACGCATCCGTCAGCTCGATGATCTCGCGCGACGCCTGCGGCAACTGGAAAAGCGCGTTGGGGAAGTGACCCCCGACGGTAAAGCTTCATCAGATGGCTGA
- the fabZ gene encoding 3-hydroxyacyl-ACP dehydratase FabZ, whose product MMDINEIREYLPHRYPFLLVDRVVDLDVEGKCIRAYKNVSINEPFFNGHFPAHPIMPGVLIIEAMAQAAGILGFKMLDVKPADGTLYYFVGSDKLRFRQPVLPGDQLILEAKFISCKRQIWKFECQASVDGKPVCSAEIICAERKL is encoded by the coding sequence ATGATGGACATCAACGAGATTCGCGAATACCTGCCTCACCGTTACCCGTTCCTGTTGGTGGACCGGGTAGTGGACCTGGATGTTGAGGGCAAGTGCATTCGTGCCTACAAGAATGTCAGCATCAACGAACCTTTCTTCAATGGTCACTTCCCCGCGCATCCAATCATGCCGGGCGTGCTGATCATCGAAGCCATGGCTCAGGCTGCGGGCATTCTTGGTTTCAAGATGCTGGACGTGAAGCCGGCCGATGGCACCCTCTATTACTTCGTCGGTTCCGACAAGCTGCGCTTCCGCCAGCCGGTGCTGCCGGGTGACCAGTTGATCCTGGAAGCCAAGTTCATCAGCTGCAAGCGCCAGATCTGGAAATTCGAATGCCAGGCTTCGGTCGACGGCAAGCCAGTCTGCTCCGCTGAAATTATCTGTGCGGAACGCAAACTATGA
- the lpxA gene encoding acyl-ACP--UDP-N-acetylglucosamine O-acyltransferase — protein sequence MSLIDPRAIIDPTAILADDVEVGPWSIVGAGVEIGEGTVIGPHVVLKGPTRIGKHNRIYQFSSVGEDTPDLKYKGEETRLVIGDHNVIREGVTIHRGTVQDRSETTLGDHNLVMAYAHIGHDSVIGNHCILVNNTALAGHVHVDDWAILSGFTLVHQYCHIGAHSFSGMGTAIGKDVPAFVTVFGNPAEARSMNFEGMRRRGFSEDAIHALRRAYKVVYRQGLTVDQALVELAEAAAQFPEVAVFRDSIQSSTRGITR from the coding sequence ATGAGTTTGATTGACCCTCGCGCAATCATCGATCCGACGGCCATTCTGGCCGACGACGTTGAGGTTGGCCCGTGGTCGATCGTTGGTGCCGGTGTGGAAATCGGCGAGGGTACGGTGATCGGGCCTCATGTAGTTCTCAAAGGCCCGACCCGGATCGGTAAGCACAATCGTATCTACCAGTTCTCCTCGGTAGGCGAAGACACTCCCGATCTGAAGTACAAAGGCGAGGAAACCCGCCTGGTGATTGGTGACCACAACGTCATTCGTGAAGGCGTGACCATTCATCGCGGCACTGTCCAGGATCGTTCCGAGACCACCCTCGGCGATCACAACCTGGTCATGGCGTACGCCCATATCGGTCACGACAGCGTGATCGGCAACCATTGCATCCTGGTCAACAATACGGCGTTGGCCGGCCATGTGCATGTGGACGACTGGGCGATCCTGTCCGGTTTCACCCTGGTTCACCAGTACTGCCATATCGGCGCCCACAGCTTTTCCGGCATGGGTACGGCGATCGGCAAGGATGTTCCGGCCTTTGTCACAGTGTTCGGCAACCCGGCCGAGGCACGCAGCATGAACTTCGAGGGCATGCGTCGTCGTGGTTTCAGCGAAGACGCGATTCACGCCCTGCGTCGAGCCTATAAAGTGGTGTATCGCCAAGGCTTGACCGTCGATCAGGCGCTCGTCGAGTTGGCAGAAGCTGCTGCACAGTTTCCCGAAGTCGCGGTATTTCGCGACTCGATCCAGTCTTCGACCCGCGGCATCACCCGTTAA